In Zingiber officinale cultivar Zhangliang chromosome 8B, Zo_v1.1, whole genome shotgun sequence, a single genomic region encodes these proteins:
- the LOC122015123 gene encoding putative disease resistance protein RGA3 produces the protein MAMVLDFFVSKFIKDTSDMVEKEIFKMLGVDKEIKTLQVKLGTINGYLQQAERKRHGNDEIDIWVRKLKDIMYDADDVIDLCMIEGGKLLMAHASSSSSTVSIPFSYLFSCFKCLKYRHDIANQIISLNSRLEGLKNDAVIKNNLDQAMKEPIENANKVVFGRETSHLQVEGDIIGTQIENATEKLISLILENNPKKTRVFGVVGTGGIGKSTLASKIFEDERIKENFSNRKWLYVSKNYIETDLLKKLIRFEEGSETKGENFEGKSKADLENKLVSVLTRNTFIVLDDVWNSTVWIDLLRKPIVKSASTCTILVTSRKEKVVMQMKPAYIHSVEKMNEESGWNLLKHLVFEGGEEEDEISSLEEIGIKLVKKCDGLPLAIKAIGGVLYQQNKAKWEEVLESDAWKMDQIEEELRPLYLSYEDLPSTLKQCFLYCSLYPQKNMYYKEVVQFWVAEGLIVDDQDKSRKDLPTGKQKTLEDLGEEIYRELILRNLLEADAIVDVSKNYFSMHDHFRSLGAHLMSEEGILYRHGREFKTDENIKIRRLSISNMAPKLVLPSQILNQACLRTLILMESPKTKAIEDSVLQSLPCLRVLDLTSTSIEKIPDCIGDLLHLRYLDLDGTNIREIPTTIGNLVYLQNLNISECQYLERLPKSITMLHNLRCLDMRDSPLLTYVPKGIGKLENFYNLQGFLVGQNDSTSDEGCDLEELKNLSKLRDISIYRLERAERGASALADKPFLKQLTLGWMQPDEDDADEEEESEGANEVGSDEEADNDGNDDKDAGNEKGDDNDDGSKQENENEEAEEAGNETEDETEEDEAEEDKKGWSEKQIRKAERICNEMSQPSSNIEDLFFYEYPGRQLPSWMISSSLAESFPNLAYLKLLGLPCCTELPPFGTLPQLKYLSIERASAITTIGSRFLGSRSSAFPKLEVLQFDDMPKWEEWTFDGVEELTGHGTPLAVKLFPSLRDCVIFDCPKLRALPAGLYRATNFNELCLRQTYVLGEIINLPMAYKLEVTNGSGLKKISNISSVRYLEVDNCPNLECVENLTKLQHLVLICSEETEQLPQWLSGLIEQHNNTSSTHRSFRKFEMQCSLQLLQTCLEGNENWDIIKQIPNVKVKTPSGKAYIRYTKDPYMYDPHVPAN, from the coding sequence ATGGCGATGGTCTTAGATTTTTTTGTCTCAAAATTTATCAAAGACACATCAGACATGGTGGAGAAGGAAATCTTTAAGATGCTCGGAGTGGACAAGGAGATCAAAACCCTCCAAGTTAAGTTGGGAACAATCAATGGTTATCTTCAACAGGCAGAACGTAAGAGACATGGAAATGATGAAATTGATATATGGGTGAGGAAGTTGAAAGATATCATGTACGATGCTGATGATGTTATTGATCTTTGTATGATCGAAGGGGGGAAGTTATTGATGGCTCATGCCTCATCAAGTTCATCGACTGTAAGCATCCCTTTCAGCTATCTCTTTTCATGCTTTAAGTGTCTCAAGTATCGTCATGATATTGCCAACCAGATTATATCTTTGAATAGTCGGTTAGAAGGTCTAAAAAATGATGCTGTTATCAAAAATAACTTAGATCAAGCAATGAAAGAACCCATCGAAAATGCTAATAAAGTAGTATTTGGACGTGAAACATCCCACCTACAAGTAGAAGGAGATATTATTGGGACGCAAATTGAAAATGCTACTGAGAAGCTAATTAGTTTGATACTCGAGAATAATCCAAAGAAAACTCGTGTGTTTGGAGTTGTGGGGACTGGGGGAATTGGAAAGAGCACTTTAGCAAGTAAAATATTTGAGGATGAGAGGATCAAAGAGAATTTTTCAAACAGAAAATGGTTGTATGTTTCTAAGAACTACATTGAAACTGATTTATTAAAGAAGTTGATTAGATTTGAGGAAGGAAGTGAAACCAAAGGGGAAAATTTTGAGGGAAAAAGTAAAGCAGATTTGGAGAACAAACTTGTGTCTGTTCTGACAAGAAACACTTTCATTGTGTTAGATGATGTCTGGAATTCAACTGTGTGGATAGATTTGTTGAGGAAACCTATAGTTAAAAGTGCAAGTACTTGTACGATCTTAGTTACGTCTAGAAAGGAAAAGGTTGTAATGCAAATGAAACCAGCATATATTCACTCAGTTGAAAAAATGAATGAAGAAAGTGGttggaatttgcttaaacatttggTGTTTGAaggtggagaggaagaagatgagatttCAAGTTTGGAAGAAATAGGGATTAAACTGGTTAAGAAATGTGATGGATTGCCTCTTGCAATTAAAGCTATTGGAGGGGTTCTATACCAGCAAAATAAAGCAAAATGGGAGGAGGTTCTTGAAAGCGATGCATGGAAGATGGACCAGATTGAAGAAGAACTAAGACCTTTATACTTGAGCTACGAAGATTTACCATCTACATTAAAACAATGTTTCCTCTATTGTTCTTTGTACCCTCAAAAAAATATGTATTATAAGGAGGTTGTTCAGTTTTGGGTAGCCGAAGGTCTTATTGTTGATGATCAAGATAAGTCCAGGAAAGATCTTCCAACCGGAAAACAAAAAACGCTGGAAGATTTAGGAGAGGAGATTTATAGAGAGCTAATTTTGAGGAATCTCTTGGAAGCTGATGCAATTGTAGATGTATCCAAAAATTACTTCTCTATGCACGATCACTTTCGGTCTCTCGGTGCACATTTGATGAGCGAGGAAGGGATTCTATATCGACATGGTAGGGAATTCAAAACAGATGAAAACATTAAGATTCGCCGGTTGTCAATCTCAAATATGGCGCCGAAGCTAGTGTTACCTTCTCAAATTCTAAACCAAGCTTGTCTGAGGACTCTAATCCTTATGGAGTCTCCTAAAACCAAGGCGATTGAAGATAGTGTACTGCAATCATTACCTTGCTTGCGAGTTTTGGATCTCACTAGCACATCCATTGAAAAAATTCCAGACTGCATTGGGGATTTGTTACATTTAAGATATTTAGATCTTGATGGGACAAATATTCGAGAGATTCCAACAACTATTGGGAATCTTGTATACCTTCAGAATCTGAATATCTCAGAGTGTCAATACTTGGAAAGGCTTCCCAAGTCCATCACTATGTTGCATAATCTAAGATGTCTTGACATGAGAGATAGTCCACTGCTGACTTACGTGCCCAAGGGAATCGGGAAGCTGGAAAATTTCTATAATCTTCAGGGATTTCTGGTGGGGCAGAATGACTCAACCTCTGATGAAGGTTGTGACTTGGAAGAGCTGAAAAATCTCTCCAAGTTGAGAGACATAAGCATTTACAGGCTTGAGAGGGCAGAAAGAGGAGCCTCTGCACTTGCAGACAAACCTTTCCTTAAGCAGCTAACGCTTGGATGGATGCAGCCGGATGAGGATGAtgcagatgaggaggaagaatcaGAAGGTGCTAATGAAGTAGGCTCCGACGAAGAGGCAGATAATGACGGCAATGATGATAAAGATGCAGGCAATGAGAAGGGGGATGACAATGATGATGGCTcaaaacaagaaaatgaaaatgaGGAGGCAGAAGAAGCAGGCAACGAAACAGAAGACGAAACTGAGGAGGACGAGGCGGAGGAAGACAAAAAAGGATGGAGCGAGAAGCAAATTAGAAAAGCCGAGAGGATATGCAATGAAATGTCTCAGCCTTCATCAAACATAGAAGACCTTTTCTTCTATGAGTATCCCGGACGACAGCTCCCGAGCTGGATGATATCCTCTTCCCTGGCTGAATCTTTTCCAAACTTGGCATATTTGAAGCTCCTTGGTTTGCCATGTTGCACAGAGCTCCCTCCCTTTGGCACACTGCCCCAGCTGAAGTACCTCAGTATTGAACGGGCAAGCGCAATAACCACCATCGGTTCTCGATTCCTCGGATCAAGAAGCTCTGCCTTTCCCAAACTCGAAGTGCTCCAATTCGACGACATGCCTAAATGGGAGGAATGGACGTTCGATGGAGTAGAGGAGTTAACTGGTCATGGAACACCACTTGCAGTGAAGTTGTTTCCAAGTCTCAGGGATTGTGTCATCTTCGACTGTCCAAAGCTGAGAGCTCTTCCTGCAGGTCTCTACCGCGCCACCAACTTCAACGAATTGTGCCTGCGCCAAACGTATGTGCTAGGAGAAATAATCAATCTCCCTATGGCGTACAAGCTCGAGGTGACAAATGGCAGTGGATTGAAGAAGATATCCAACATCTCATCAGTAAGATATCTTGAGGTTGATAATTGTCCCAACTTGGAGTGCGTGGAAAATCTTACCAAGCTGCAGCATTTAGTGTTGATATGTTCAGAGGAAACTGAACAGCTCCCGCAGTGGTTATCGGGTCTGATCGAGCAGCATAACAACACATCTAGCACTCACAGGAGTTTCAGAAAATTCGAGATGCAATGCAGCCTGCAACTACTGCAGACCTGTCTTGAGGGCAATGAGAATTGGGACATCATCAAGCAAATTCCTAATGTCAAAGTCAAAACACCTTCTGGAAAAGCGTATATACGCTATACCAAGGATCCCTACATGTATGATCCACACGTTCCTGCTAATTGA